Proteins encoded in a region of the Dorea longicatena genome:
- a CDS encoding HD domain-containing protein, whose translation MSEYITTYTGKHFKPTEPDPELFDIADIAHALSLICRGNGHVKMFWSVGEHCICCAKEAKARGLSDRMVLACLLHDASECYMSDVPSPFKKELPEYNEREERMLSMIYEKFLGSDLTPEEKMQLNAIDKAMLWYDLTFLLGEKQESEAPELHIDLRYEVRAFGEVEEEYQRIFEEQLITVQNKRI comes from the coding sequence ATGAGTGAATACATTACGACCTACACAGGAAAACATTTTAAACCAACAGAACCGGATCCGGAGTTATTTGACATAGCAGACATTGCACATGCGCTGTCCCTGATATGCAGAGGAAATGGTCATGTGAAGATGTTCTGGTCGGTCGGGGAACATTGCATTTGCTGTGCAAAAGAGGCAAAGGCGAGAGGTCTGTCGGATAGGATGGTGCTTGCATGCCTGCTTCACGATGCAAGCGAGTGTTATATGTCGGATGTTCCGTCGCCTTTTAAGAAGGAACTGCCGGAATATAATGAACGCGAAGAACGTATGCTTTCTATGATTTATGAAAAATTTCTCGGTTCGGACCTGACACCGGAAGAGAAGATGCAGTTGAATGCGATTGATAAGGCAATGCTATGGTATGATCTGACGTTTCTTCTGGGAGAGAAACAGGAGAGCGAAGCGCCCGAATTGCATATTGATCTGAGGTATGAGGTCAGAGCATTTGGTGAGGTGGAAGAAGAATACCAGAGGATTTTTGAAGAACAGCTTATAACCGTACAGAATAAAAGAATCTAA
- a CDS encoding glycoside hydrolase family 32 protein, whose amino-acid sequence MNKETYLTEYPKHESMRENVKKDKNRLHFHMMPPTGWMNDPNGLCEFQGVNHIYFQYTPFLAGWGTKLWGHYTTKDWIHYKEEEPFLYPDEEWDRDGVYSGSAYTCEDGIHYFYTGNVKLWDKDYDYIMNGREQNTIHVFSPDGKNIAYKKLVMTNDDYPVNMSKHVRDPKIYKKDGRYYMIQGGRDAESYGCALLFCSDDLEHWKWYDTVRTAKPFGYMWECPDLFEIDGQQIMTCCPQGVDQKGYDYQNVYQCGYFPVEFDLKNKSYSFGKFQEFDKGFDIYATQTFADEAGRRILIGWMGIPDADYDNDATVAYDWIHALTMPRELEWKDGKILQHPLKEMKDLRKNAFTCELEAFTKWAPADCCFELRLDVEEAKNLELKLREDVTISWKDGLFTLSMGESGRGRKQRFAKVEELSDITIFSDTSAIEIFINNGETVLTTRVYSEHLEQKVELVSREVKGSVHGYELGSFEVEYKK is encoded by the coding sequence ATGAACAAAGAGACATATTTAACAGAATATCCGAAGCATGAAAGTATGAGGGAGAATGTAAAAAAAGATAAAAACAGACTTCACTTTCATATGATGCCGCCGACAGGCTGGATGAATGATCCGAATGGTCTGTGTGAATTTCAGGGTGTGAATCATATTTATTTCCAATATACACCATTTCTTGCCGGATGGGGAACGAAGCTTTGGGGACATTACACAACAAAGGATTGGATTCATTATAAAGAAGAAGAGCCGTTCCTTTATCCGGACGAAGAATGGGACAGAGACGGTGTATATAGCGGATCAGCCTATACCTGTGAAGATGGAATTCACTATTTTTACACAGGAAATGTAAAACTCTGGGATAAAGATTATGATTATATCATGAATGGACGGGAACAGAATACGATTCACGTATTCAGTCCGGATGGAAAGAATATTGCATACAAGAAGCTTGTAATGACCAATGATGATTATCCGGTGAATATGTCCAAGCATGTCAGAGATCCAAAAATCTATAAAAAAGACGGCCGTTATTATATGATCCAGGGAGGCCGTGATGCGGAATCTTATGGCTGTGCACTTTTGTTTTGTTCCGACGATCTGGAACACTGGAAATGGTACGATACGGTGCGGACAGCAAAGCCATTTGGTTATATGTGGGAATGCCCGGATCTGTTCGAGATTGACGGCCAGCAGATTATGACATGCTGTCCACAGGGAGTAGATCAGAAGGGATATGATTACCAGAATGTGTACCAGTGTGGATATTTTCCGGTAGAGTTTGACCTGAAGAACAAATCATACAGCTTTGGAAAATTTCAGGAATTTGACAAAGGATTTGACATCTATGCGACACAGACATTTGCAGATGAAGCGGGTAGAAGAATCCTGATTGGCTGGATGGGGATTCCGGATGCAGATTATGATAATGATGCAACGGTTGCATATGACTGGATCCATGCACTTACCATGCCAAGAGAACTGGAATGGAAAGATGGAAAGATCTTACAGCATCCATTAAAGGAGATGAAAGATCTGCGTAAAAATGCATTTACCTGCGAGCTGGAAGCATTTACAAAGTGGGCGCCTGCGGACTGCTGTTTTGAACTGAGACTTGACGTGGAAGAAGCAAAAAATCTGGAGCTTAAGCTTCGTGAAGATGTTACAATAAGCTGGAAGGACGGGCTTTTTACCTTATCGATGGGAGAAAGCGGACGTGGAAGAAAGCAGCGCTTTGCTAAGGTGGAAGAGCTTTCGGATATTACCATCTTTTCGGATACATCAGCCATTGAGATATTCATTAATAACGGGGAAACGGTTCTGACAACAAGAGTATATAGTGAACATCTTGAACAGAAAGTAGAGCTTGTATCCAGAGAGGTAAAGGGAAGCGTTCATGGATATGAACTTGGATCATTCGAGGTTGAATATAAAAAATAG
- a CDS encoding ATP-binding protein, which yields MTEYEIYSYEAYRRKYQDDIREVPRVTVMSLDQEELNRYVELLKRGKQRLATLDNESIYELMSIKRGEKVTLSATLLFSPYPQAYFPQLCITAIVIPGRTIGSLGDMGERFSDNQRIEGTIPEMLDEALLFVKRNMRTKTIISPTTGRRTDRTDYPITAVREAIINALVHRDYSIHTEGMPIQLIMFEDRIEIHNPGGLYGRITIDQLGKIQPDTRNPVLASALETLGITENRYSGIPTIRMEMEKYNLRQPEFLDERGSFIVKLYKESKNDYEDMSNDEETNNLIVFCKTPRTRKEICDYLGLNSVTYAIQTYVNPLVEAGVIKLSIPDKPKSPKQLYYSVEREE from the coding sequence ATGACAGAATACGAAATATATAGTTATGAAGCATATAGAAGAAAATATCAAGACGATATCCGTGAGGTTCCGAGAGTAACAGTAATGTCATTGGATCAGGAAGAACTGAATCGTTATGTTGAACTGTTAAAGAGAGGAAAACAAAGATTAGCAACACTTGATAATGAAAGTATTTATGAACTTATGAGCATAAAGCGAGGAGAGAAAGTAACGCTTAGTGCGACTTTGCTTTTTAGTCCATATCCACAGGCATATTTTCCACAATTGTGTATTACGGCAATTGTAATTCCTGGGAGAACAATAGGAAGTCTTGGCGACATGGGGGAAAGATTCTCGGATAATCAGAGAATAGAAGGAACAATTCCGGAAATGTTGGATGAGGCATTATTATTTGTGAAACGCAATATGCGGACAAAGACAATTATAAGTCCGACAACCGGACGAAGAACTGACAGAACAGACTATCCAATAACAGCGGTTAGAGAAGCTATTATAAATGCATTAGTACATCGTGATTATAGTATTCATACAGAAGGAATGCCGATTCAACTTATAATGTTTGAAGACAGGATTGAAATACATAATCCAGGTGGATTATATGGAAGAATCACTATTGACCAATTAGGAAAAATTCAACCGGATACAAGAAATCCGGTACTTGCATCGGCACTTGAAACATTGGGAATAACAGAAAACAGGTATTCGGGAATTCCAACAATCCGGATGGAAATGGAGAAATATAACTTAAGACAGCCAGAATTCTTGGATGAAAGAGGAAGTTTTATTGTAAAACTATATAAAGAATCAAAGAATGATTATGAAGATATGTCAAATGATGAAGAAACAAATAATTTAATAGTATTTTGTAAAACACCGCGTACAAGAAAGGAAATTTGTGATTATCTGGGTTTAAATTCTGTTACTTATGCTATACAGACGTATGTAAATCCATTAGTAGAAGCTGGCGTAATTAAGTTGAGTATTCCAGATAAGCCAAAGAGTCCAAAACAGTTATATTATAGCGTAGAAAGAGAAGAATGA
- a CDS encoding arsenate reductase family protein, which produces MNIQIFGIKKSFDSKKAERFFKERGIKYQFVDMKEKGLSKGEFNSVCQAVGGYEKLIDQECKDKDLLALITYLAEEDKAEKILENQKMIKTPIVRNGKQATVGYRPDVWKNWK; this is translated from the coding sequence ATGAACATACAAATATTCGGAATCAAGAAAAGCTTCGACAGCAAAAAAGCAGAACGCTTTTTCAAAGAGCGCGGAATTAAATACCAGTTCGTAGATATGAAAGAAAAAGGTCTGAGTAAAGGTGAATTCAATTCGGTATGCCAGGCTGTCGGAGGATATGAAAAACTGATCGATCAGGAGTGCAAGGATAAAGATCTGCTTGCGTTGATTACTTATCTTGCAGAGGAAGATAAAGCAGAAAAGATTTTGGAAAATCAAAAGATGATCAAGACACCGATTGTTCGTAATGGAAAGCAGGCAACGGTAGGATATCGGCCGGATGTGTGGAAGAATTGGAAATAG
- a CDS encoding alpha/beta hydrolase: MNLCNLGELQMEDKEKKQMLTTELTKEKSGRSAGMIQDMSINGIKLHLAQNGTGGPVIFWGMYPHQQNEVEHLWESLLELVPEQNFLLVAFQVEDWNRDFSPWEAAAVFGKEGFAGQGLKTLRWLTEECVPHIDRTFGVKDREHWLMGYSLAGLFALWAAYESDVFSGIVCCSGSLWFPDWDHYVRNHVIQSKCSVYLSLGGKEEKAKNKVMAAVGDRTRAQEGLLQEDSMVESVVLEWNAGGHFADAGKRLAKGVKWMFGVKSGL; this comes from the coding sequence ATGAATCTTTGTAATTTAGGAGAATTGCAGATGGAAGATAAAGAGAAAAAGCAAATGCTTACAACGGAGCTAACAAAAGAAAAGAGCGGCAGGAGTGCCGGGATGATTCAGGATATGTCAATAAACGGAATCAAACTACATCTCGCTCAGAACGGAACCGGCGGCCCGGTTATCTTCTGGGGTATGTATCCACATCAGCAGAACGAAGTAGAACATCTGTGGGAATCTCTACTGGAACTTGTGCCGGAACAAAATTTCCTGCTCGTCGCATTTCAGGTGGAAGACTGGAATCGGGATTTTTCGCCTTGGGAAGCAGCGGCGGTATTCGGGAAGGAAGGCTTCGCCGGACAAGGTCTGAAGACGCTGAGATGGCTGACAGAGGAATGTGTGCCACATATTGACCGGACTTTTGGTGTGAAAGACAGGGAACATTGGCTGATGGGATATTCGCTTGCCGGATTATTCGCGCTATGGGCAGCTTATGAAAGTGACGTGTTTTCTGGAATTGTATGCTGTTCGGGTTCGTTGTGGTTCCCGGACTGGGACCATTATGTGAGGAATCATGTGATTCAGAGTAAATGTAGCGTGTATCTGAGCCTTGGCGGAAAGGAAGAGAAGGCGAAGAACAAAGTAATGGCAGCGGTCGGTGACAGGACCAGGGCGCAGGAAGGGCTGTTACAGGAGGACTCGATGGTGGAATCCGTGGTTTTAGAGTGGAATGCGGGAGGGCATTTTGCAGATGCGGGGAAAAGGCTGGCTAAGGGCGTGAAATGGATGTTTGGAGTGAAAAGTGGCTTATAA
- the ribD gene encoding bifunctional diaminohydroxyphosphoribosylaminopyrimidine deaminase/5-amino-6-(5-phosphoribosylamino)uracil reductase RibD, with the protein MTDQEYMLRAIQLAKKGEGWTNPNPMVGAVIVKDGRIIGEGYHKKCGELHAERNAIASLTESAEGATIYVTLEPCCHYGKTPPCTEAIIEQKIKKVVIGSRDPNPKVAGKGAQILRESGITVVQDFMREECDCLNPVFFHYITTKTPYVVMKYAMTLDGKIATKTGASKWITGEPARQEVQHMRHRYMGIMAGIGTVLADDPMLNVRVEGWKSPVRIVCDSSLRIPLDSQIVRSAKEYRTIVAYAGREENEEITEKIERLHAKGVDTVCCPDEKGQIDLKKLMTYLGNEGIDSILLEGGGTLNDSALRAGIVKEVHCFIAPKLFGGKNSKTPVQGIGIGLPSEALKLKCTDICRIGEDIRIICQVCEKEQEGPCLQES; encoded by the coding sequence ATGACGGATCAGGAATACATGCTCCGGGCAATCCAGCTTGCAAAAAAGGGAGAAGGATGGACAAATCCGAATCCGATGGTAGGTGCGGTGATCGTAAAAGACGGCCGGATCATCGGGGAAGGTTATCATAAAAAATGCGGAGAACTTCATGCAGAGCGCAATGCAATCGCATCGCTTACAGAATCGGCAGAGGGTGCGACAATCTATGTTACGCTGGAACCATGCTGTCATTATGGCAAGACACCGCCGTGTACGGAAGCGATCATAGAACAGAAGATTAAAAAAGTGGTGATTGGTTCCAGGGATCCGAATCCAAAGGTGGCAGGAAAAGGTGCACAGATATTGCGTGAATCGGGAATTACAGTAGTTCAGGATTTTATGCGGGAAGAATGTGACTGTCTGAACCCGGTATTCTTCCATTATATTACGACGAAGACACCGTATGTAGTGATGAAATATGCCATGACACTGGATGGGAAAATTGCGACAAAGACGGGTGCATCGAAGTGGATCACAGGAGAACCGGCCAGACAGGAAGTGCAGCATATGAGGCACCGGTATATGGGTATTATGGCCGGTATCGGGACTGTACTTGCGGATGATCCGATGTTGAATGTCCGGGTAGAAGGATGGAAAAGTCCGGTCAGAATAGTATGCGACAGCAGTCTTAGGATACCGCTTGACAGCCAGATCGTAAGAAGTGCAAAAGAGTACCGGACAATCGTGGCTTATGCAGGACGGGAAGAGAACGAAGAAATAACAGAAAAAATAGAACGGTTACATGCGAAAGGCGTGGATACTGTCTGCTGTCCGGATGAAAAAGGTCAGATAGACCTTAAAAAGCTGATGACATATCTTGGAAATGAGGGCATTGACAGCATTCTGCTGGAAGGCGGGGGCACGCTGAACGACAGTGCACTGCGGGCAGGAATTGTAAAAGAGGTACACTGTTTTATCGCACCAAAATTATTTGGCGGAAAGAACAGTAAGACACCGGTGCAAGGAATCGGCATCGGACTTCCATCAGAAGCATTGAAACTGAAATGTACGGATATCTGCCGGATCGGTGAAGACATCAGGATAATCTGTCAGGTATGTGAAAAAGAACAGGAGGGGCCATGTTTACAGGAATCGTAG
- a CDS encoding alpha/beta fold hydrolase: MLHEVSFASYNGRDQVQGWIYVPACKPKGIVQVIHGFGEHSRRYLHMISAFMDAGYIVAADDHVGHGKTAMVNNVWGDWGDKGPHTMMEDEHTLKGIVCEKYPDLPYFLFGHSMGSFITRDFIAKYGDELAGATICGTTGIFRGAEETGKKLKEAIDAGHGEESDPSYTGELMGWMCERCGEVSIGNEWICADPYVQRDHADDPFDAFTRPTSNRSVYDFIQMMLQIEGTKWAEKVPTDMPIYNIAGDQDPVGEYGVGVYQVSNWLVQTGHNVTTKLYSGYRHEIHNYAEIKNEVEAGIIAFMDKAL; this comes from the coding sequence ATGTTACACGAAGTATCTTTTGCGTCCTACAACGGACGTGACCAGGTCCAGGGATGGATCTATGTTCCGGCTTGCAAACCGAAGGGAATCGTCCAGGTGATCCACGGATTTGGGGAACATTCCAGACGTTATCTGCACATGATATCTGCCTTCATGGATGCGGGTTATATCGTGGCAGCAGACGATCATGTAGGACATGGGAAGACAGCAATGGTCAATAATGTGTGGGGCGACTGGGGAGACAAAGGACCGCATACAATGATGGAAGACGAGCATACATTGAAAGGAATCGTGTGTGAAAAATATCCGGATCTGCCATATTTCTTATTCGGACACAGCATGGGATCTTTTATCACAAGAGATTTCATTGCAAAATACGGGGACGAACTGGCCGGGGCAACTATCTGCGGAACAACGGGAATCTTCCGCGGGGCAGAAGAGACGGGAAAGAAATTAAAAGAAGCGATCGATGCAGGACATGGAGAAGAATCCGATCCGTCATATACCGGAGAACTGATGGGATGGATGTGTGAGCGCTGTGGAGAGGTCAGCATCGGAAATGAGTGGATCTGTGCCGATCCGTATGTACAGCGGGATCATGCCGATGATCCGTTTGATGCATTTACCAGACCGACCAGCAACCGTTCGGTATATGATTTCATCCAGATGATGTTACAGATCGAGGGAACAAAGTGGGCCGAAAAAGTGCCGACAGACATGCCAATCTATAATATTGCGGGAGATCAGGATCCGGTAGGTGAGTATGGTGTCGGTGTATATCAGGTAAGTAACTGGCTGGTACAGACCGGACATAACGTAACGACGAAGCTGTACTCGGGATACCGTCACGAGATACATAATTATGCTGAGATTAAGAACGAAGTCGAAGCGGGTATTATTGCATTCATGGACAAGGCATTATAA
- a CDS encoding PTS beta-glucoside transporter subunit IIBCA, whose translation MGKNNEYLEISKQIVANIGGMDNIQGTAHCATRLRIVLKDNDLADIEKLEDIDKVKGAFIAGNQLQLILGAGTVNDVYEVFAEYTNTQNMSLGDLKEESAKRQNPLQAVIKALSDVFIGIMPALLAAALLMGITSVLGGLEVVKTHDTLYAINRLVSLASTGIFAILPMAVCYSAVKRFGGNPVLGMVIGAIMLDSSLANAYQAAQGTVDIEVIRLFGLKIEMVGFQGGIIIALMMGFVVAKLDKFFNKVIPDVIKLLVAPMLTVFISTVLLFTLVGPAGRILSNGITDGLMWGTEHLGAFGYALFAGVQQIVVITGLHHIIGAVEAQLIASTGTNFLNPLMSVALFGQSGAVLGYLSLNWKNLKARELCIPSFCSTLFGISEPAIFGVNLRYKFPLIGGCIGGAVAGAYVYYSKLTALGFGTTALPGMAIANPAHHGYINYIIAHAIAIMIGFVCTVIFGKMWSAPDKNKNDKKNDTKENDTTKAVITEEPGAVYAAAEGTVKDIEASTDPTFANKVLGDGVVIFPEDGTVMAPCKATVSLVYPTGHAIGLTTADGAEILIHCGVDTVNMNGEGFETLVKEGQEVTAEEALIRFDIDLVKKHGYSPEILVIFTELPEGKTIKTEEKHIAKNDKMAEIV comes from the coding sequence ATGGGAAAGAACAATGAGTATCTGGAAATATCAAAACAGATCGTAGCCAATATTGGTGGAATGGATAATATCCAGGGAACAGCACACTGTGCAACCAGACTCAGGATCGTATTGAAAGATAATGATCTTGCAGATATTGAAAAACTGGAAGATATCGACAAAGTAAAAGGTGCGTTCATAGCAGGTAATCAGTTACAGCTGATCCTGGGAGCTGGAACAGTGAATGATGTATATGAGGTATTTGCCGAGTATACGAATACACAGAATATGTCACTGGGAGATCTGAAGGAAGAAAGTGCGAAGAGGCAGAATCCACTTCAGGCAGTGATCAAAGCGTTATCTGATGTATTTATCGGAATCATGCCGGCACTTCTTGCAGCAGCCCTTCTGATGGGAATTACAAGCGTCCTTGGCGGACTTGAAGTAGTAAAGACACATGATACCTTATATGCGATCAACCGGCTGGTAAGTCTTGCGTCTACAGGTATCTTTGCAATCCTTCCAATGGCAGTATGCTATTCAGCCGTAAAAAGATTTGGCGGGAATCCGGTTCTTGGTATGGTAATCGGAGCAATCATGTTAGACAGTTCTCTTGCCAATGCTTACCAGGCTGCACAGGGAACCGTTGATATAGAAGTTATCCGTCTGTTCGGACTGAAGATTGAGATGGTAGGATTCCAGGGAGGAATCATCATCGCGCTTATGATGGGATTTGTAGTTGCAAAACTGGATAAATTCTTCAATAAGGTAATTCCGGATGTAATCAAGCTTCTGGTTGCACCAATGCTGACAGTATTTATCTCTACGGTATTACTTTTTACACTTGTAGGTCCGGCAGGACGAATTCTTTCTAATGGAATCACAGACGGACTGATGTGGGGTACAGAACATCTGGGAGCATTCGGGTATGCGTTATTTGCCGGAGTTCAGCAGATCGTAGTTATCACAGGTCTTCATCACATTATCGGTGCGGTAGAAGCACAGCTTATTGCATCGACAGGAACAAACTTTTTAAATCCACTGATGTCTGTAGCTTTATTTGGACAAAGTGGTGCGGTACTTGGTTATCTTTCCCTGAACTGGAAGAACTTAAAAGCCAGAGAGCTTTGTATTCCAAGTTTCTGCTCGACATTATTTGGTATCAGTGAACCGGCAATCTTCGGAGTAAACTTACGTTACAAGTTTCCACTGATCGGTGGATGTATCGGTGGTGCAGTTGCAGGTGCATATGTATACTATTCAAAGCTTACTGCTCTTGGATTCGGTACAACTGCACTTCCTGGAATGGCAATTGCTAATCCGGCACATCACGGGTACATTAACTACATCATTGCACATGCAATCGCGATTATGATTGGATTTGTATGTACAGTCATCTTTGGAAAAATGTGGTCAGCACCGGATAAGAATAAAAATGACAAAAAGAACGATACAAAAGAAAATGATACAACAAAGGCAGTTATTACAGAAGAGCCTGGTGCAGTCTATGCAGCAGCAGAGGGAACAGTAAAAGATATCGAAGCATCGACAGATCCGACATTTGCAAACAAGGTACTTGGAGACGGTGTCGTTATCTTTCCGGAAGACGGAACCGTTATGGCACCATGTAAGGCAACCGTATCACTCGTATATCCAACCGGACATGCAATCGGACTTACAACTGCAGATGGAGCAGAGATCCTGATTCACTGCGGGGTAGATACCGTCAATATGAACGGTGAAGGATTTGAGACACTTGTAAAAGAAGGACAGGAAGTAACAGCAGAAGAAGCACTTATCAGATTTGACATCGACCTGGTGAAGAAGCATGGATACTCTCCGGAGATTCTTGTTATCTTCACAGAGCTTCCGGAAGGAAAGACCATCAAAACAGAAGAAAAACATATTGCAAAAAATGATAAGATGGCTGAAATCGTGTAA
- a CDS encoding NUDIX hydrolase — protein MRKKSEMQKANEEFVKTYDDSKYPKPSVTADIVIFGMFDKEEDNYRKIAEKELKVLLIQRGAAPYEGCYALPGGFVGPKETIGEAAERELKEETNCNCNFLEQFGTYSNPDRDPRRWVISNGYMALVNAGQEIIQAGDDASDAKWFDVSFQEEAGIWNLCLTHGDEKLHARLEETTSKWDVKKKFKTIESDDLAFDHELILADAIVQLRKWITETHIAFRLLPEKFTLRELQQIHETVLDTKLLVPAFRRKVADLVEDTGEMTGDAGHRPAKLYREKR, from the coding sequence ATGCGGAAAAAATCAGAAATGCAAAAGGCTAACGAAGAATTTGTAAAGACTTACGATGATTCAAAATATCCAAAACCATCCGTAACTGCAGATATCGTCATTTTCGGAATGTTTGACAAAGAAGAAGATAATTACAGAAAAATAGCCGAGAAAGAGTTAAAGGTACTTTTAATCCAGAGAGGTGCGGCACCATATGAAGGCTGTTATGCCCTTCCGGGCGGATTCGTTGGTCCGAAGGAAACCATCGGCGAAGCCGCAGAACGTGAATTAAAAGAAGAGACAAACTGCAACTGTAATTTCCTGGAACAGTTCGGTACCTACAGCAATCCAGACCGTGATCCGAGAAGATGGGTGATCAGCAATGGATACATGGCACTTGTCAATGCTGGACAGGAAATAATCCAGGCAGGAGATGATGCTTCAGATGCAAAGTGGTTTGATGTGTCATTTCAGGAAGAAGCCGGTATATGGAATCTGTGTCTGACACATGGGGATGAGAAGCTTCATGCAAGATTAGAAGAGACAACTTCGAAGTGGGATGTAAAGAAGAAATTCAAGACGATAGAAAGTGATGACCTTGCATTTGACCACGAGCTGATTCTTGCAGATGCAATCGTACAGCTTCGCAAGTGGATTACGGAGACGCATATAGCGTTCCGGCTTTTACCGGAGAAGTTTACATTGAGAGAATTGCAGCAGATTCATGAGACGGTGCTGGATACGAAGCTTCTGGTTCCGGCGTTTCGAAGAAAAGTGGCTGATCTGGTAGAAGATACCGGGGAGATGACGGGGGATGCCGGGCATCGGCCGGCGAAGTTGTATCGGGAGAAAAGATAA
- a CDS encoding C-GCAxxG-C-C family protein: protein MNKADKAESLFRTGYNCSQSVYAAFAEELGITVEEAAKKASPFGAGFGKLREVCGAVTGMVMVIGDLYGYDDPKDAAGKKQLYVLVQKLCGSFEASEGSLICRELLGLEKGEDLEEPAVRTEAYYQSRPCVKACRRAAEILEEYVKEQKRK, encoded by the coding sequence ATGAACAAAGCAGACAAAGCAGAATCCCTCTTCCGCACAGGCTACAACTGCAGCCAGTCGGTCTATGCAGCATTTGCGGAAGAACTGGGAATAACAGTGGAAGAGGCAGCAAAAAAAGCAAGCCCGTTCGGAGCGGGATTTGGCAAGCTGCGTGAGGTATGCGGAGCCGTGACAGGAATGGTCATGGTAATCGGTGATCTGTACGGATATGACGATCCGAAAGATGCGGCGGGGAAAAAGCAGCTTTATGTACTTGTGCAGAAGCTTTGTGGATCCTTTGAAGCTTCGGAAGGAAGCCTGATCTGCCGGGAACTTCTCGGGCTGGAGAAGGGCGAAGATCTGGAAGAGCCTGCGGTCAGAACGGAAGCGTATTATCAGAGCAGACCTTGTGTGAAAGCATGCAGAAGGGCAGCGGAGATTCTGGAAGAGTATGTGAAAGAGCAGAAAAGAAAATGA
- the ribE gene encoding riboflavin synthase encodes MFTGIVEEKGSVRYMQLTGESGVLAVKAKKVLERTKIGDSIAVNGVCLTVTSLQPDGFTADVMAETIRRSSLGSCKVGSQVNLERAMAADGRFGGHIVSGHIDGTGVIRSLTREENAIWVSIGTSPQILHLIVEKGSICIDGISLTVAKVEEEGFQVSVIPHTGEETTLLEKVPGDSVNLENDVIGKYVERLLGLGKSEEEKKESGITMEFLQEFGF; translated from the coding sequence ATGTTTACAGGAATCGTAGAAGAGAAAGGATCGGTCCGCTATATGCAGCTGACCGGAGAGTCGGGAGTTCTGGCAGTCAAGGCGAAGAAGGTATTGGAAAGAACGAAGATCGGTGACAGTATCGCAGTCAATGGAGTGTGTCTGACAGTTACATCACTTCAGCCGGATGGATTTACTGCAGATGTGATGGCAGAGACCATCAGGAGAAGCAGTCTGGGAAGCTGTAAAGTCGGAAGTCAGGTGAATCTGGAACGGGCGATGGCTGCAGACGGAAGATTTGGAGGACATATCGTAAGCGGTCATATTGACGGAACCGGTGTGATCCGGTCTCTGACCCGGGAGGAGAATGCCATCTGGGTATCTATTGGAACATCGCCGCAGATATTACATCTGATCGTAGAAAAAGGCTCCATCTGTATAGATGGCATCAGCCTGACGGTGGCAAAAGTAGAGGAAGAGGGATTTCAGGTATCGGTTATCCCGCATACAGGAGAAGAAACAACGCTTTTGGAAAAAGTGCCGGGCGATTCGGTGAATCTTGAGAATGATGTGATCGGAAAATACGTAGAAAGGCTGTTAGGCCTTGGAAAGAGTGAAGAAGAGAAAAAAGAATCCGGAATTACGATGGAATTTTTGCAGGAATTCGGATTTTAG